One window of the Candidatus Eremiobacteraceae bacterium genome contains the following:
- the pknB gene encoding Stk1 family PASTA domain-containing Ser/Thr kinase has protein sequence MIYNNRYRVDAVIGEGGMAVVHRGYDLLLRRQVAIKVLRPQFAADDEFVQRFYQEAQAAARLSHPKIVNTYDVGENDGTNYIVQEYVAGETLAELIARQGRIPQTAAVRYAQQICRALAAAHRADLLHRDIKPSNILVTPDDDVRVADFGLAGAAETRGSGADAIMGSVPYCAPEVLAGDAVTEAADLYSVGVVLYEMLTGNKPYVGASPQEVAAQQLRGPQDLDFPDDVSPALRAMILKLLDPSPKERYRTAGECLSALRRVARGDGTAEDDEPGPDSPTALLRRRAAARRAAAAADDAAPARWSGRRLALFACGVLAVVLIVAVLSAAWRSGAQGLRMPDVSGKSVVDAVDALHQSGVDDVAIKQQHDPKTESGLVDGTDPAAGTALQRGQKVTLLVSAGPLSAKVPVVTGKDVKTATAALASAGFSVVVGTPVHSDNVPAGNIAKTNPAGGEPAAQSDVVVIFPSSGPQTISVPNVVALTDDVARTILAKAGLTLSISQVVASDNIPAHAIIDQDPSGGTPAKPHSVVTVRISGGPNAITVPDVVGGTLDDARRSLAQAGLSVGTVADAMDSGTTPGTVISQNPAANTPTAQGATIDLVVAVAVIGGPSAQPGATPSAAPSAAPQPVPNVVGMTLDAARAALQAAGYVVQNVTVQPGSPPDAKVIATDPQAGATPAAGSNTVTITLGPGN, from the coding sequence ATGATCTACAACAATCGGTACCGGGTCGATGCGGTCATCGGCGAAGGCGGCATGGCGGTCGTACATCGAGGTTACGATCTCTTGCTGCGGCGTCAAGTCGCGATAAAAGTGCTCCGTCCGCAATTCGCGGCGGACGACGAATTCGTGCAACGCTTCTACCAGGAAGCGCAGGCCGCCGCAAGACTCAGCCATCCCAAGATAGTCAACACGTATGACGTCGGTGAGAACGACGGCACGAACTATATCGTGCAGGAATACGTCGCCGGGGAAACCCTCGCCGAGCTGATCGCGCGCCAGGGAAGAATTCCTCAGACCGCCGCAGTCCGCTACGCGCAGCAGATCTGCCGAGCGCTCGCGGCAGCACATCGGGCCGATCTGCTGCATCGCGACATCAAGCCGTCCAACATTCTCGTCACGCCGGACGACGATGTGCGCGTTGCCGATTTCGGATTGGCGGGCGCTGCCGAGACTCGCGGCTCCGGCGCCGACGCGATCATGGGATCCGTTCCATATTGCGCGCCGGAAGTGCTGGCCGGCGACGCCGTGACCGAAGCGGCCGACTTATACAGCGTAGGCGTCGTGCTGTACGAGATGCTCACCGGCAACAAACCCTATGTCGGCGCGTCGCCGCAAGAAGTCGCAGCCCAGCAGTTGCGTGGACCGCAAGATCTCGACTTTCCGGACGATGTCTCACCGGCGTTGCGCGCGATGATCTTGAAACTGCTCGACCCATCTCCGAAAGAACGGTATCGCACGGCCGGCGAATGTTTGAGCGCGCTGCGCCGCGTGGCCCGCGGTGACGGCACCGCAGAGGATGATGAACCGGGACCCGATAGTCCGACCGCACTGCTGAGACGCCGCGCCGCGGCACGCAGGGCCGCTGCTGCCGCCGACGACGCCGCTCCCGCGCGTTGGAGCGGCCGCCGCCTTGCGCTCTTCGCATGCGGCGTCCTCGCAGTGGTCTTGATCGTCGCCGTCCTTTCCGCGGCATGGCGTTCGGGAGCGCAAGGGCTCCGCATGCCCGACGTCAGCGGAAAATCGGTGGTCGATGCGGTGGACGCGCTGCACCAATCGGGCGTCGACGACGTTGCCATCAAGCAGCAGCACGACCCGAAGACCGAGAGCGGATTGGTCGACGGCACCGATCCGGCGGCGGGCACCGCGCTGCAGCGCGGACAGAAGGTCACGCTCCTCGTGAGCGCCGGACCGCTCAGCGCGAAGGTTCCGGTCGTCACCGGAAAAGATGTGAAGACCGCGACTGCCGCACTCGCATCTGCCGGTTTTTCCGTCGTGGTCGGCACGCCGGTGCATTCCGACAACGTACCGGCCGGCAACATCGCGAAGACGAATCCGGCCGGCGGCGAACCGGCCGCCCAATCCGACGTCGTCGTGATCTTCCCGAGCTCGGGGCCGCAGACCATCAGCGTCCCCAACGTGGTGGCGCTGACCGATGACGTCGCGCGAACCATCCTCGCGAAAGCCGGTCTCACGCTCTCGATCAGCCAGGTCGTCGCGAGCGACAACATTCCCGCGCACGCGATCATCGATCAGGACCCAAGCGGCGGCACGCCGGCCAAACCGCATTCGGTCGTCACCGTCCGCATAAGCGGCGGGCCAAATGCCATCACGGTTCCGGACGTCGTAGGAGGCACGCTCGACGACGCGCGCCGCTCGCTTGCGCAAGCCGGCCTTTCGGTCGGCACGGTCGCAGATGCAATGGATTCCGGCACGACGCCGGGCACCGTCATCAGCCAGAACCCGGCGGCAAACACGCCGACCGCGCAAGGCGCCACGATCGACCTTGTCGTGGCCGTCGCAGTCATCGGCGGCCCGAGCGCGCAGCCAGGCGCGACGCCGTCAGCGGCGCCAAGCGCTGCACCGCAACCCGTACCGAATGTCGTCGGCATGACGCTCGACGCCGCACGAGCCGCGCTGCAAGCCGCCGGTTACGTGGTTCAGAACGTCACGGTGCAGCCCGGCAGTCCGCCGGACGCAAAAGTGATCGCCACGGATCCGCAAGCGGGCGCGACGCCGGCGGCCGGGTCAAACACGGTCACGATCACCCTCGGCCCGGGCAACTGA
- the ruvC gene encoding crossover junction endodeoxyribonuclease RuvC gives MRILGVDPSLYVTGYGVIETNGGILRLLEAGVLAPERGQTLSERLADLQRGILEIVTSFKPDAMVVEQVFSRGAFPRTALLMAHARGALVCSAGLCALPVFDYAATHVKKALVGRGAATKEQVAAMVVHALRLKSTPSPEDVTDALALAIAHSRRCAADLARGAAAR, from the coding sequence GTGAGAATCCTCGGCGTCGATCCGAGCCTCTATGTCACGGGCTACGGAGTCATAGAAACGAACGGCGGCATCCTGCGGCTTCTGGAGGCGGGCGTGCTCGCGCCTGAAAGAGGTCAGACGCTCTCCGAACGGCTCGCCGACCTCCAGCGCGGCATTCTTGAGATCGTCACATCGTTCAAACCGGATGCTATGGTCGTCGAGCAAGTCTTCTCGCGCGGCGCATTTCCAAGGACCGCGCTTCTCATGGCGCATGCGCGCGGCGCGCTGGTCTGCTCGGCCGGACTCTGCGCGCTTCCGGTCTTCGACTACGCCGCGACGCATGTGAAAAAGGCGCTCGTGGGCCGAGGCGCAGCGACAAAAGAACAGGTCGCGGCGATGGTCGTGCATGCGCTCCGCCTAAAGAGCACTCCGTCTCCCGAAGACGTCACCGATGCTTTAGCGCTCGCGATCGCGCACTCGCGGCGCTGCGCGGCCGATCTCGCCCGGGGCGCCGCGGCTCGCTGA
- the ruvB gene encoding Holliday junction branch migration DNA helicase RuvB → MPRKPTMRGDESAAPATRSVAAPEETVEEQIIAVTLRPAGFDRYVGQKPVVENLKISIEAAKRRGEPLEHVLVHGPPGLGKTTLANIIARDMGATFHQVSGPTLERPGDLVGILTNLQAGDVLFIDEIHRLPRVVEEFLYPAMEDFAIDFMVDKGAYAKTIKISLKRFTLVGATTRAGMLSAPLRDRFGIVHHLEYYTPDELCEIVTHSASVLGVALEPGGAREIAARARGTPRVANRLLRRLRDYAEVKANGVIDLDVAKAALELERIDLLGLDALDRAFLNALIGQYNGGPVGIGALAASLNEEEATLIDVVEPYLMQIGFLQRTAAGRRATPSARAHAGERSADPPRLL, encoded by the coding sequence ATGCCGCGTAAACCGACGATGCGAGGAGATGAGAGCGCCGCGCCTGCGACGCGCAGCGTCGCTGCTCCCGAGGAGACGGTCGAAGAGCAGATCATCGCGGTCACGCTTCGTCCGGCGGGCTTCGATCGGTACGTCGGTCAGAAGCCGGTCGTGGAGAACCTCAAGATCTCGATAGAGGCGGCGAAGCGGCGCGGCGAGCCGCTCGAGCACGTCCTCGTCCACGGGCCGCCGGGCCTCGGAAAGACCACGCTCGCCAATATCATCGCGCGCGACATGGGCGCGACGTTTCACCAGGTATCTGGCCCCACGCTGGAGCGGCCGGGCGATCTGGTCGGAATACTCACGAATCTCCAGGCGGGCGACGTGCTCTTCATCGACGAGATCCACCGGCTGCCTCGAGTCGTCGAAGAATTTCTCTATCCGGCGATGGAAGACTTCGCGATTGATTTCATGGTGGACAAAGGCGCGTACGCCAAGACCATCAAGATTTCTCTCAAGCGGTTCACGCTTGTCGGGGCGACGACGCGCGCGGGCATGCTCTCCGCGCCGCTGCGCGATCGCTTCGGCATCGTGCACCATCTCGAATACTACACGCCGGACGAGCTCTGCGAAATCGTCACGCACTCGGCCTCGGTGCTCGGCGTCGCACTCGAACCCGGCGGTGCGCGCGAAATCGCCGCCCGCGCGCGAGGGACGCCGCGGGTCGCGAATCGACTCTTGCGGCGGCTGCGCGACTACGCGGAAGTCAAAGCGAACGGCGTCATCGATCTGGACGTCGCCAAAGCCGCTCTCGAGCTCGAGCGCATCGACCTGCTCGGACTCGACGCGCTTGACCGCGCATTCCTGAACGCCTTGATCGGGCAGTACAACGGCGGCCCGGTCGGCATCGGAGCGCTAGCCGCGAGCTTGAACGAAGAAGAGGCGACGCTCATCGACGTCGTCGAGCCATATCTCATGCAAATCGGCTTTTTGCAGCGCACGGCTGCTGGAAGACGCGCCACTCCCTCCGCCCGCGCGCACGCAGGCGAACGGTCGGCGGACCCGCCTCGACTATTGTGA
- the ruvA gene encoding Holliday junction branch migration protein RuvA, translating into MFSRIEGALRERRANAVLVETGGLCYEIMLPGCVADKIAGVAPGDPLALEVFPYMQIDGNRGTPIYIGFTNPVEREFFEALLTVASIGPKTAAKAFSRPMAEIARSIDDGDHASLRALPGIGAQKAKDIIAKLQGKVSRFGLIRGEDQGKGKNQQPQPDFVTEAIDVLLQLQYRRPEAAAMASEALAANDGIKNAEDLLTEIYRRRSREPEH; encoded by the coding sequence ATGTTCTCGCGAATCGAGGGCGCATTGCGTGAACGGCGCGCGAATGCCGTACTCGTAGAGACCGGCGGCCTCTGCTATGAGATCATGCTGCCCGGCTGCGTTGCCGATAAGATCGCCGGAGTGGCGCCGGGAGACCCGCTCGCCCTCGAAGTGTTTCCGTACATGCAGATCGACGGCAATCGCGGCACGCCCATCTACATCGGCTTTACGAATCCCGTCGAACGCGAATTCTTCGAAGCACTGCTGACGGTCGCGAGCATCGGCCCAAAGACCGCAGCAAAAGCTTTCTCCCGGCCGATGGCGGAGATCGCTCGATCGATCGACGACGGCGACCACGCGAGCCTGCGCGCGCTGCCCGGCATCGGCGCGCAAAAGGCGAAGGACATCATCGCCAAACTGCAGGGCAAAGTCTCGCGCTTTGGGCTCATTCGCGGCGAAGACCAGGGCAAGGGCAAGAATCAGCAGCCCCAACCTGATTTCGTCACCGAAGCGATCGACGTGCTCCTCCAATTGCAGTACCGGCGGCCCGAGGCCGCGGCGATGGCAAGTGAAGCCCTTGCGGCAAACGACGGCATCAAGAACGCCGAGGATCTCTTGACCGAGATCTATCGCCGGCGGTCGCGCGAGCCGGAGCATTGA
- the queA gene encoding tRNA preQ1(34) S-adenosylmethionine ribosyltransferase-isomerase QueA produces the protein MSDARDVEERTYRVESYDYALPTELIAQRPTPVRTASRLLVLPAAGPIAHRGFADLADLLRAGDVVVANDTRVLRARIPAKRARGGAAEVLLLGPDSIPGRWEALVRPGRRIRPGDTLSLGEGASIHIEDRTPDGGRIVRFHGVTADEAMDRYGSMPLPPYITEAPQDADERYQTVYARLPGSAAAPTAGLHFTTELIERLKNSDIHWTTLTLDVGTATFRPVTAADVREHRMHLERFAIPADTAAAVAAAKREGRRVIAVGTTALRALEAAAGEDGTVASGPGATDLFIYHPFRFRVVDALITNFHLPRSTLLMLVCAFAGRERAIAAYEEAVRLGYRFFSFGDAMFVERRTTG, from the coding sequence GTGAGCGATGCTCGTGATGTCGAGGAACGAACTTATCGCGTCGAATCTTACGATTACGCGTTACCGACTGAGCTCATAGCGCAACGTCCGACCCCGGTTCGCACGGCGTCGCGGTTGCTCGTCCTACCTGCCGCCGGCCCCATCGCGCACAGGGGGTTCGCGGACCTGGCTGACTTACTGCGCGCTGGAGATGTGGTCGTCGCCAACGATACGCGCGTGCTGCGCGCGCGTATCCCGGCCAAACGTGCCCGGGGCGGAGCGGCCGAAGTGCTCCTGCTCGGACCCGACAGCATTCCTGGGCGATGGGAAGCGCTCGTCCGGCCCGGGCGCAGGATAAGACCCGGTGATACGCTTTCACTCGGCGAGGGCGCCAGCATCCATATCGAAGACCGGACGCCGGATGGCGGCCGAATCGTCCGCTTCCACGGCGTGACGGCCGACGAGGCGATGGATCGTTACGGCAGCATGCCGCTTCCTCCATATATAACAGAAGCACCGCAAGACGCGGATGAGCGGTATCAGACCGTCTATGCCCGGCTGCCGGGGTCGGCAGCCGCACCCACTGCCGGTCTCCATTTCACGACAGAACTTATCGAACGCCTGAAGAACTCGGATATCCATTGGACGACGCTCACGCTGGACGTGGGCACCGCGACGTTTCGGCCGGTCACCGCTGCGGACGTGCGCGAGCATAGGATGCATCTCGAGCGATTTGCGATACCGGCGGACACTGCAGCCGCGGTCGCTGCGGCCAAACGCGAGGGCAGGCGCGTCATCGCGGTCGGCACGACGGCACTTCGTGCGCTTGAGGCCGCCGCGGGTGAGGACGGCACGGTCGCATCCGGCCCCGGCGCGACCGATCTCTTCATCTACCATCCGTTTCGGTTCCGGGTTGTCGACGCGCTCATCACGAACTTCCACCTGCCCCGATCGACGCTGCTTATGCTCGTGTGCGCGTTCGCCGGGCGTGAGCGCGCCATCGCGGCGTATGAAGAAGCTGTGCGGCTCGGCTACCGGTTCTTCTCGTTCGGCGACGCGATGTTCGTCGAGCGCCGGACTACCGGGTAG
- a CDS encoding SpoIID/LytB domain-containing protein gives MAAVAAAAVVLFAPDNALAGDTVRIALVRHVTSAVLASEAGLTVRPTSDVDPARSVVLPDVATVLDVRAESGRLVIANSIEVGTKVLIASPFGLPIDVNGAPYRGSIVVQLDPDGALTVVDFVDLEQYLYGVVGSEMPASWPTAALEAQAIVARTYAVGRLGIRDDVGYDLVAGDQDQAYGGVDSESPSTILAADATRGEILVYGGQIVHTYYSADDGGFTADGSALSDPQPYLKAKPDPYALGSPDNEWSATIPAADLAQSVDAYYTNVGDVTGIESGPTDESGRLESISIFGTLGSATLSGFDFRRLAGRRTVRSTRISAVALEGSRIRVSGSGFGHGVGLSQWGARSMAASGIDCLGILRFYYSGTALTTIADGPAYAAPPVLGP, from the coding sequence ATGGCTGCCGTCGCGGCGGCCGCGGTCGTCCTATTCGCGCCCGACAACGCCCTCGCGGGTGATACGGTGCGCATCGCATTGGTGCGGCATGTGACAAGCGCCGTGCTCGCGTCGGAAGCAGGTCTGACCGTTCGACCGACGAGCGACGTCGATCCGGCTCGTTCTGTCGTGCTTCCCGACGTCGCGACTGTGCTGGATGTCCGCGCCGAAAGCGGAAGGCTGGTCATCGCGAACTCGATCGAAGTCGGGACGAAGGTGCTCATCGCATCGCCCTTCGGCTTGCCGATCGACGTCAACGGCGCACCCTACCGCGGAAGCATCGTCGTACAGCTCGATCCCGATGGCGCTCTGACGGTCGTCGATTTCGTCGATCTCGAGCAGTACCTATACGGCGTTGTGGGAAGCGAGATGCCGGCTTCCTGGCCCACAGCAGCGCTCGAAGCTCAAGCGATCGTGGCGCGCACGTACGCGGTCGGACGTCTCGGTATCCGCGACGACGTCGGATACGATCTCGTCGCCGGCGATCAGGATCAAGCGTATGGCGGCGTCGACTCGGAATCGCCTTCGACGATTCTCGCGGCGGATGCTACGCGCGGTGAAATTCTCGTCTACGGTGGCCAGATCGTGCACACGTATTATTCCGCCGACGACGGCGGCTTCACCGCGGACGGTTCGGCGCTTTCCGATCCGCAGCCGTATCTCAAAGCGAAGCCGGATCCTTACGCGCTCGGCTCGCCCGACAACGAGTGGTCGGCGACGATTCCGGCCGCGGACCTCGCCCAATCCGTCGACGCGTACTATACAAACGTAGGCGACGTGACAGGCATCGAGTCCGGCCCGACGGACGAATCCGGGAGGCTCGAATCAATATCGATTTTCGGCACGTTGGGTTCTGCAACGCTGAGCGGATTCGATTTCCGGCGGCTTGCCGGGCGCAGGACGGTGCGAAGCACGAGGATCTCTGCGGTCGCACTCGAGGGTTCGCGCATCAGAGTTTCGGGTTCCGGCTTCGGCCACGGCGTGGGGCTGTCGCAATGGGGCGCGCGCAGCATGGCGGCATCGGGCATCGACTGCCTCGGTATCTTGCGATTCTATTACAGCGGAACGGCGCTCACGACGATCGCGGATGGGCCCGCGTATGCCGCACCACCCGTGCTTGGACCGTGA
- a CDS encoding penicillin-binding protein 2 — protein sequence MNVAAVFALLFALLAAQEARVQVAERDSISTHPGDPRHARDIAQRGELLDATGQPLALSRGGKRVYPAGSALAQIVGYSSLVYGEAGLEAAFDPVIAPTGQEPRNVLGSFGRTDVAVSPAGSVVLTLRRDISAVADEAMPQGVRGAAIVLDPRTGAILAMVDRPTFDPNEIDKAFASLRSRSDAPLLNRALDGLYPPGSTFKIVTVSAALDHGAVDASDSFSDPGYFQIGPYRVHNDQNEVTGTQNVTGAFALSSNVDFAQIGVKLGADNFYYYLQRFHVGDVTGMAVPMTRDVVPPEASISDSELAQMAFGQGGLTVTPLRMALVAAAIANRGSMMRPNLVKEIRMPGRPTLRVPPAQWGRAVTADTAISVRDMMIAVVTYGTGTAAAIPGVTVAGKTGTGTHNGAPPDAWFVCFAPASAPRLVVAVIIEDAGYGGAVAAPIARAILQGSLPLYPR from the coding sequence TTGAACGTTGCCGCGGTCTTCGCGCTCCTCTTCGCACTGCTCGCCGCGCAGGAGGCGCGTGTACAGGTCGCGGAGCGCGATAGCATTTCCACGCATCCCGGCGACCCGCGGCACGCGCGCGATATCGCCCAGCGCGGTGAGCTGCTCGATGCGACCGGGCAGCCGCTAGCGCTGTCGCGCGGCGGCAAGCGCGTCTACCCGGCCGGCAGCGCGCTCGCCCAAATCGTCGGCTACTCGTCGCTCGTTTACGGTGAAGCTGGTCTCGAGGCGGCGTTCGATCCCGTGATCGCGCCGACCGGGCAGGAACCGCGAAACGTTCTCGGCTCGTTTGGGCGCACCGATGTCGCCGTATCGCCCGCCGGCAGCGTCGTCTTAACGCTGCGGCGCGACATCTCGGCGGTGGCGGATGAGGCGATGCCGCAGGGCGTCCGCGGCGCGGCGATCGTCCTCGATCCTCGAACCGGGGCCATCCTCGCGATGGTCGACCGGCCGACCTTCGATCCGAATGAGATCGACAAGGCCTTCGCCAGTTTGCGCTCTCGATCGGACGCTCCGTTGCTCAACCGCGCCCTCGACGGACTGTATCCGCCGGGTTCGACGTTCAAAATCGTCACGGTGAGCGCCGCGCTCGATCACGGCGCGGTGGACGCGAGCGATTCGTTCTCCGACCCCGGCTATTTCCAGATCGGCCCTTATCGCGTGCACAACGACCAGAACGAAGTCACGGGCACGCAAAACGTCACCGGCGCGTTCGCATTGTCGAGCAACGTCGATTTCGCACAGATCGGCGTGAAGCTTGGCGCGGATAATTTCTACTATTACCTACAGCGCTTTCACGTGGGTGACGTGACCGGGATGGCGGTCCCGATGACTCGAGATGTCGTTCCGCCTGAAGCCTCGATTTCCGACTCGGAGCTCGCCCAGATGGCCTTTGGACAGGGCGGCCTGACCGTCACGCCCTTGCGGATGGCGCTTGTGGCTGCGGCGATCGCCAACCGCGGTTCGATGATGCGGCCGAACCTGGTCAAAGAGATCCGCATGCCCGGCCGCCCGACGCTGCGGGTACCTCCCGCGCAGTGGGGCCGCGCGGTGACGGCGGATACCGCGATATCCGTCCGCGATATGATGATCGCAGTCGTCACGTACGGCACGGGCACAGCTGCGGCCATTCCCGGCGTCACCGTCGCCGGCAAGACGGGCACCGGGACCCACAATGGTGCGCCGCCCGACGCTTGGTTTGTCTGCTTTGCTCCCGCTTCAGCCCCGCGGCTGGTCGTGGCGGTGATCATCGAGGACGCGGGGTACGGCGGCGCCGTTGCGGCGCCGATCGCGCGCGCAATTCTGCAGGGCTCGCTTCCCTTGTATCCGCGATAG